A single genomic interval of Hafnia alvei harbors:
- the dinG gene encoding ATP-dependent DNA helicase DinG, whose translation MALSSATKNQITQWYKALSEHIPDFIPRPQQRTMIAEVAKTLAGDDARHLAIEAPTGVGKTLSYLIPGIAVSRDQEKPLVVSTANVALQDQIYSKDLPLLRKIIPDLKFTAAFGRGRYICPRNLAAMASAEGMQGDLKLFIEDDLQPSSAEEKALCQKISKQLSGYRWDGLRDHLDENIDDALWAKLSTDRANCLARNCMYFRECPFFIARREIESADVVVANHALVMAALENESVLPNAKDLLLVLDEGHHLPDVARDALEIDGEITAIFVNSQVEGIARHIEQCGAQYSPKNRPKLMDSERLKAHCEEMRQLTTDFDRMATSLLPAGSSEPNYRFEMGVLPEPMVDIAVRLYKLTDGLRGLAEFMMNDLQEKTGSHDIMRLHKAILQMSRSFSYLEAMTKLWRLAAMEKASNAPISKWLTRDVFDNVQHIYMHCVGIRVCDQLEKMLWRKIPHAIVTSATLRSLNSFNRISELSGLNEKAGDRFVALDSPFNHPEQGRLVIPQMTLEPAMAQEAEHLRQMAHFFRHEWESGKHTGMLVLFASQRAMQTFLSFVPALRLGLLVQGDQPRYRLVEEHCRRVRKGQQSALVGLQSFAEGLDLKGELLTQVHIHKVAFPPIDSPVILTEGEWLKTLKRYPFEVQSLPGASFTLIQQVGRLIRSHECKGEIIIYDRRLLSKSYGARLLGALPVFPIEQRPMPEGDLPALPTPKSDKKSASGSRGKRGSRRRS comes from the coding sequence ATGGCGCTTTCTTCCGCAACTAAAAATCAAATTACTCAATGGTATAAAGCCCTTTCTGAGCATATCCCTGATTTTATCCCACGTCCTCAGCAGCGCACGATGATTGCGGAAGTCGCGAAAACGCTAGCCGGCGATGACGCTCGTCATTTGGCCATCGAAGCACCAACGGGTGTTGGTAAAACGCTGTCGTATCTGATCCCTGGGATTGCGGTTAGCCGCGATCAAGAGAAACCTCTGGTGGTGAGTACGGCCAACGTTGCCTTGCAGGATCAGATTTACAGCAAAGATCTTCCACTGCTGCGCAAGATTATCCCCGATTTAAAGTTTACCGCGGCTTTTGGCCGTGGCCGCTACATCTGTCCGCGTAATTTGGCCGCGATGGCGAGCGCTGAAGGCATGCAGGGCGATCTTAAACTGTTTATTGAAGATGATTTACAGCCCAGCAGCGCCGAAGAAAAAGCGCTATGTCAAAAAATCAGCAAGCAGCTTAGCGGCTATCGTTGGGATGGCCTGCGCGATCATCTTGATGAAAATATTGATGATGCACTGTGGGCGAAATTAAGCACTGACCGTGCTAACTGCTTGGCCCGCAACTGCATGTATTTTCGCGAATGCCCTTTCTTTATTGCTCGACGCGAAATTGAGAGCGCTGACGTGGTGGTTGCAAACCATGCGTTAGTCATGGCCGCGTTGGAGAATGAGTCGGTTCTCCCGAATGCCAAAGATTTGCTGCTGGTGCTAGATGAAGGTCATCATTTACCCGATGTGGCGCGGGATGCGTTAGAAATTGATGGCGAGATTACCGCTATTTTTGTTAACAGCCAGGTGGAAGGGATCGCGCGGCACATTGAGCAGTGCGGTGCGCAGTACAGCCCCAAAAACCGCCCGAAGCTGATGGATAGCGAGCGTTTAAAAGCCCATTGTGAAGAGATGCGGCAGTTAACCACGGATTTTGACCGCATGGCGACGTCACTACTTCCTGCGGGAAGCAGTGAGCCAAACTATCGTTTCGAAATGGGCGTATTGCCTGAACCGATGGTGGATATTGCCGTTCGTTTATATAAATTGACGGACGGGCTGCGCGGCTTGGCTGAATTCATGATGAATGATTTGCAGGAGAAAACTGGCAGCCACGATATTATGCGGTTGCACAAGGCTATTTTGCAGATGAGCCGTAGTTTCAGTTATTTAGAAGCGATGACGAAGCTGTGGCGTTTGGCGGCAATGGAGAAAGCGTCCAATGCGCCAATTTCGAAATGGCTAACGCGTGACGTTTTTGACAATGTGCAGCACATCTATATGCACTGCGTTGGGATCCGCGTCTGCGATCAGCTCGAGAAAATGCTCTGGCGAAAGATTCCTCATGCGATAGTCACTTCAGCTACGCTGCGATCCCTGAATAGTTTTAACCGGATCAGTGAGCTATCTGGATTAAATGAAAAAGCGGGAGATCGTTTTGTTGCTTTAGATTCCCCGTTTAACCACCCAGAGCAGGGACGTTTGGTGATCCCGCAAATGACACTTGAACCTGCGATGGCACAGGAGGCGGAGCATTTACGCCAAATGGCGCATTTTTTCCGTCATGAATGGGAAAGTGGAAAGCACACTGGCATGCTAGTGCTGTTTGCCAGTCAGAGAGCGATGCAAACGTTTCTCAGCTTCGTTCCTGCATTGCGCTTGGGATTGCTGGTTCAAGGCGATCAACCACGTTACCGCTTGGTTGAAGAGCATTGCCGCCGCGTACGTAAAGGTCAGCAAAGTGCTTTAGTTGGCTTACAGTCATTTGCTGAAGGGTTAGATCTCAAAGGGGAATTGCTCACCCAGGTGCACATCCACAAAGTTGCTTTCCCACCTATTGATAGCCCGGTGATCCTTACCGAAGGTGAATGGCTGAAAACGCTCAAGCGTTATCCGTTCGAAGTACAGAGCTTGCCCGGCGCGTCGTTCACCCTGATCCAACAGGTCGGACGCTTAATCCGAAGCCATGAATGTAAAGGTGAGATCATTATTTATGATCGACGCTTGCTGAGCAAAAGCTACGGTGCGCGTTTGCTGGGCGCATTGCCGGTATTTCCCATCGAACAACGCCCAATGCCGGAGGGCGACCTTCCCGCACTTCCTACGCCGAAGAGCGATAAAAAATCAGCCAGCGGCTCGCGCGGCAAGCGTGGCTCTCGCCGTCGCAGCTAA
- the ybiB gene encoding DNA-binding protein YbiB — protein sequence MDYAQIIKEVGRGKNHARDISAELAETLFSDMLAGRIPELELGGILIALRIKGESEQEMLGFYRSMQQRSASLELPTGMPMPIVIPSYNGARKQANLTPLLAMLLAREGVPVLVHGVSQDPNRVTSAEIFQALGVAPTCDLQNIDWKTGKPVFIGVEHLAPEMHQVLSLRWRMGVRNSAHTLIKMINPFVGDALRIASVSHPEYIQRMARLFNQTLSTALLLHGTEGEAYANPLRCPQMHLCREGEMSTLVTREMGEGDKPELAEAKTIEETVRWTKRYLCGELPIPLSIKLQVDACLNVVSEGKKGTRN from the coding sequence GTGGATTATGCACAAATTATTAAAGAAGTTGGGCGAGGGAAGAATCACGCGCGTGATATCAGTGCCGAACTGGCCGAAACGTTGTTTAGCGATATGCTGGCTGGGCGTATTCCAGAGCTGGAACTTGGCGGCATTCTGATTGCTTTGCGCATTAAAGGTGAGTCCGAGCAGGAGATGCTCGGCTTTTATCGTTCAATGCAGCAGCGTTCCGCCAGCCTCGAACTGCCTACCGGTATGCCAATGCCCATTGTGATCCCAAGCTATAACGGGGCACGTAAGCAAGCTAACTTGACGCCGTTATTAGCCATGCTGCTAGCAAGGGAAGGCGTTCCCGTTTTAGTGCATGGGGTTAGCCAAGATCCTAATCGGGTCACCAGCGCTGAAATATTCCAGGCGCTGGGTGTTGCACCAACATGTGATTTGCAAAACATCGATTGGAAAACCGGTAAGCCCGTTTTTATCGGCGTGGAACATTTAGCACCAGAAATGCATCAAGTTCTGTCATTACGATGGCGAATGGGCGTGCGTAACAGCGCGCATACATTGATTAAAATGATTAACCCTTTTGTCGGTGACGCTTTGCGCATTGCCAGCGTTTCCCACCCTGAATATATCCAGAGAATGGCGCGGCTATTCAACCAAACACTCTCGACTGCGCTGCTATTGCATGGAACGGAAGGGGAGGCGTATGCCAATCCTCTACGCTGCCCGCAGATGCATTTATGTCGTGAGGGGGAAATGAGTACGCTAGTGACGCGCGAAATGGGAGAGGGGGATAAGCCCGAATTAGCCGAGGCAAAAACAATAGAAGAAACCGTGCGCTGGACGAAACGTTATCTCTGTGGCGAGCTCCCAATTCCTCTGAGTATCAAGCTTCAGGTTGATGCTTGCTTGAATGTCGTCAGTGAGGGGAAAAAGGGCACAAGGAATTAA
- the proV gene encoding glycine betaine/L-proline ABC transporter ATP-binding protein ProV — protein sequence MTIKIEIKNLYKIFGEHPDRAFKLIESGLHKDQIFAKTGLTVGVKNASLAIEEGEIFVIMGLSGSGKSTMVRLLNRLIKPTRGQVMIDGEDIAQVSEEKLRNIRRSKISMVFQSFALMPHLNVLDNTAFGLELSGVPQAERHQKALDALRQVGLENHANSYPDELSGGMRQRVGLARAMAINPDILLMDEAFSALDPLIRTEMQDELIRLQSQQQRTIVFISHDLDEAMRIGDRIAIMQGGEVIQVGTPEEILNNPANDYVKTFFKGVDISQVFSAKDIARRKHLSLIRKTPGFGPRAALKLLQDEDHDYGYVVERGQKYIGIVSVESLKQALSQGQSLDSALLSAPEAVDADTSLNELISQVAQSPCGVPVTSADGIFIGIINKGTLLQALDKEGPSQ from the coding sequence ATGACTATTAAAATAGAAATTAAGAACCTTTACAAAATATTCGGGGAACATCCCGACCGCGCATTTAAACTTATTGAATCAGGTCTGCATAAAGACCAAATATTTGCAAAAACAGGTCTGACCGTTGGCGTTAAAAATGCCAGTCTGGCCATTGAAGAAGGCGAGATATTTGTCATCATGGGACTCTCAGGTTCCGGCAAGTCCACCATGGTACGCCTTCTCAATCGTCTGATTAAACCGACCCGTGGCCAAGTCATGATTGACGGTGAAGATATTGCACAGGTCTCTGAAGAGAAGCTGCGTAATATTCGCCGCAGTAAAATCAGTATGGTTTTTCAATCATTTGCGCTTATGCCTCATTTGAACGTGCTCGATAATACCGCCTTTGGGCTAGAACTATCGGGTGTGCCTCAGGCTGAGCGCCATCAAAAAGCATTAGATGCCTTGCGTCAGGTTGGATTAGAAAATCACGCCAACTCTTATCCTGATGAATTATCTGGGGGTATGCGTCAGCGCGTTGGTTTAGCACGCGCCATGGCAATTAATCCCGATATTTTATTAATGGATGAAGCGTTCTCCGCACTAGACCCTTTAATTCGTACGGAAATGCAGGATGAGCTAATTAGACTTCAGTCTCAGCAACAAAGAACCATTGTATTTATTTCACATGATTTGGATGAAGCTATGCGTATTGGCGACCGTATTGCCATTATGCAAGGCGGTGAAGTTATACAGGTGGGAACGCCTGAAGAAATATTGAATAATCCGGCCAATGATTATGTTAAGACCTTCTTCAAAGGCGTTGATATTAGTCAGGTCTTTAGTGCGAAAGATATTGCTCGCCGTAAACATCTTTCATTGATCCGAAAAACGCCAGGATTTGGGCCTCGTGCTGCATTGAAATTATTGCAGGATGAAGATCATGATTATGGCTATGTGGTAGAACGAGGCCAAAAATATATTGGTATCGTTTCTGTTGAATCATTAAAACAAGCGCTCTCTCAAGGCCAGTCTTTAGATTCTGCCCTGCTGTCAGCACCCGAAGCCGTTGATGCAGATACCTCGCTCAACGAATTAATTTCGCAGGTTGCCCAATCACCTTGTGGTGTTCCGGTGACATCCGCTGACGGTATTTTTATCGGCATTATCAATAAAGGCACGCTACTACAAGCACTGGACAAAGAGGGCCCTAGCCAATGA
- the cycA gene encoding D-serine/D-alanine/glycine transporter, which translates to MVEQVKVEAASPAKGEEHLRRNLTNRHIQLIAIGGAIGTGLFMGSGKTISLAGPSIIFVYMIIGFMLFFVMRAMGELLLSNLEYKSFSDFAADLLGPWAGYFTGWTYWFCWVVTGIADVVAITAYAQFWFPGLSDWVASLAVVLLLLGLNLATVKMFGEMEFWFAMIKIVAIVALILIGLGMVLMHFESPTGSVASFSNLWNDGGWFPKGLSGFFAGFQIAVFAFVGIELVGTTAAETKDPEKSLPRAINSIPIRIIMFYVFALIMIMSVTPWGSVVPDKSPFVELFVLAGLPAAASIINFVVLTSAASSANSGVFSTSRMLYGLAQDGVAPKRFALLSKRAVPSSGLTFSCVCLLGGVVLIYLIPNVVTVFTMVTTVSAILFMFVWSIILCSYMVYRKQRPHLHAKSIYKMPFGKLMCWVCLAFFAFVIVLLTLQADTRQALMVTPLWFVILGLGWMFIRKRRSTQ; encoded by the coding sequence ATGGTAGAGCAGGTAAAAGTTGAGGCCGCGAGCCCTGCAAAAGGGGAAGAGCATCTACGGCGCAATCTCACCAATCGGCATATTCAGCTCATTGCTATTGGTGGTGCCATCGGTACCGGCCTCTTTATGGGATCCGGCAAAACAATCAGCCTTGCAGGCCCTTCGATCATTTTCGTCTATATGATCATCGGCTTTATGCTGTTCTTCGTGATGCGCGCGATGGGCGAGCTACTTTTATCCAATCTTGAATATAAATCCTTCAGCGACTTTGCTGCTGATTTGCTTGGCCCGTGGGCTGGATATTTTACCGGTTGGACATACTGGTTCTGCTGGGTTGTCACTGGCATAGCCGACGTCGTCGCGATAACGGCCTATGCACAGTTCTGGTTCCCTGGGCTATCTGATTGGGTCGCCTCGCTTGCCGTGGTGCTTTTACTGCTAGGGCTGAATCTGGCGACGGTCAAAATGTTCGGCGAAATGGAGTTCTGGTTTGCGATGATTAAAATCGTCGCCATCGTTGCATTGATTTTGATTGGGCTAGGCATGGTGTTAATGCACTTCGAATCACCAACCGGCAGCGTGGCTTCGTTTAGTAATCTCTGGAACGATGGCGGCTGGTTCCCGAAAGGCCTAAGTGGTTTCTTTGCGGGCTTCCAAATTGCGGTATTTGCCTTTGTTGGCATTGAGCTGGTAGGAACCACTGCAGCAGAAACGAAAGATCCTGAGAAATCATTGCCGCGCGCCATTAACTCGATCCCTATCCGCATCATCATGTTCTATGTATTTGCGCTGATCATGATTATGTCCGTGACGCCGTGGGGCTCTGTAGTTCCGGATAAAAGCCCGTTCGTTGAGCTGTTTGTGTTAGCCGGTTTACCTGCTGCTGCCAGCATCATTAACTTTGTGGTGCTGACCTCTGCGGCCTCTTCTGCCAACAGCGGCGTCTTTTCAACTAGCCGCATGCTTTATGGCTTAGCGCAGGATGGCGTAGCGCCTAAGCGCTTTGCGCTGCTATCTAAGCGCGCAGTGCCATCATCTGGCCTAACGTTCTCCTGCGTTTGTCTGCTGGGCGGCGTGGTGCTTATCTATTTAATCCCTAACGTTGTCACCGTTTTCACGATGGTCACTACGGTGTCAGCCATCTTGTTCATGTTTGTTTGGTCGATCATTCTGTGCTCATACATGGTTTACCGTAAACAGCGCCCTCACCTGCATGCAAAATCAATCTACAAGATGCCTTTTGGCAAGCTGATGTGTTGGGTGTGTCTCGCCTTCTTTGCGTTTGTTATTGTGCTGCTCACGCTGCAAGCTGATACACGCCAAGCACTGATGGTGACGCCGCTCTGGTTCGTGATTCTGGGGCTGGGGTGGATGTTCATACGCAAACGTCGTAGTACCCAATAG
- the wzz(fepE) gene encoding LPS O-antigen length regulator Wzz(fepE) yields the protein MTIIHHENNDAVLDSSNRKFQPPFPRDDEIDLIEWLLIAIKSYKTILIITFCFGLFGYGIAKILPQKWTSDTVIVAPQSEELTSLDELKPQLAILGIDFSVGEKDLLSLFVRDYDSQILRREYLVTTDYYKRLVEKVAPNDELTKRQILDSLATKSFASFSSDLSKTPADTAYSYYKLSFTADTSEDAQKTLAGYIAAVNASVEKFIAGKIQRLIDINLSSEEAKYDMALARLKNAQEVNINRLGYSLSIADAAGVKRPLYSNGTAIKDDPDFSIALGSDGLKRKLEIEKSITDLAQLNSGLQDSKMIISKLRELKLADINFTAYKYMMKPNEPVKKDSPKTAMIVLLALILGVITSVGLVTLRHVIKNRK from the coding sequence ATGACTATTATACATCATGAAAATAATGATGCTGTTTTAGACAGCTCAAACCGCAAATTCCAGCCTCCATTCCCACGTGATGATGAAATTGACCTGATTGAATGGTTACTTATTGCAATTAAATCATATAAAACAATTTTAATTATAACGTTCTGTTTTGGTTTATTCGGTTACGGGATTGCTAAAATTCTGCCTCAAAAGTGGACGAGTGATACTGTTATCGTTGCTCCGCAGAGTGAGGAACTGACATCTCTGGATGAATTGAAGCCGCAGCTGGCTATTCTGGGCATCGATTTTAGCGTGGGTGAAAAAGACCTGCTAAGCCTCTTTGTACGTGACTATGACTCTCAGATTTTGCGTCGAGAATATCTTGTTACAACAGATTATTATAAGCGACTCGTCGAGAAAGTGGCTCCTAACGACGAATTGACTAAACGTCAGATACTTGACAGCTTGGCGACCAAGTCTTTTGCCTCTTTCAGTAGCGATCTGAGTAAAACACCTGCGGATACGGCTTATTCTTACTACAAGTTGTCATTCACCGCTGATACCAGCGAAGATGCGCAGAAAACGTTGGCAGGCTATATCGCAGCCGTTAACGCCTCGGTAGAAAAGTTTATTGCCGGTAAGATCCAGCGTTTGATCGATATTAACCTGAGCAGTGAAGAAGCAAAATATGATATGGCGCTTGCTCGTTTAAAGAATGCGCAAGAAGTAAATATCAATCGTCTGGGGTATTCATTGTCGATTGCGGATGCGGCCGGTGTAAAACGCCCACTGTATAGCAATGGTACCGCGATTAAAGATGACCCTGATTTTTCTATTGCACTGGGTTCTGACGGTTTAAAACGTAAGCTAGAAATTGAGAAATCAATAACCGATCTGGCTCAGTTGAACTCCGGTTTGCAGGACAGCAAGATGATTATCAGCAAGCTGCGTGAACTGAAGTTAGCGGATATCAATTTCACCGCGTACAAATACATGATGAAACCTAATGAGCCGGTGAAAAAAGACAGCCCTAAAACGGCAATGATTGTGTTGCTGGCTCTTATTCTAGGTGTGATTACTTCAGTAGGTTTAGTCACGTTGCGTCATGTGATTAAAAACCGTAAGTAG